A genomic window from Sorex araneus isolate mSorAra2 chromosome 2, mSorAra2.pri, whole genome shotgun sequence includes:
- the LOC101547802 gene encoding 40S ribosomal protein S20-like, whose product GTSPSGGLSAALAFKDAGKTLVEPEVALHRSRITLTSRNVKSLEKVCADLIRGAKERNLKVKGPAQTPTKALRITTRKSLCGEGSTTWHRFQMRIHKCLIDLHSPSEIVKQITSISIEPGVEVKVTIADA is encoded by the coding sequence GGGACAAGTCCGTCAGGAGGCCTCAGCGCAGCCCTGGCCTTCAAGGACGCGGGCAAGACGCTGGTGGAGCCCGAGGTGGCCCTCCACCGCAGCCGCATCACCCTCACCAGCCGCAACGTGAAGTCGCTGGAGAAGGTGTGTGCCGACCTCATCCGCGGCGCCAAGGAGAGGAACCTGAAGGTGAAGGGCCCGGCGCAGACGCCCACCAAGGCGCTGCGCATCACCACCCGGAAGTCGCTGTGCGGCGAAGGCTCCACGACCTGGCACCGCTTCCAGATGCGCATCCACAAGTGCCTCATCGACCTGCACAGCCCGTCGGAGATCGTGAAGCAGATCACGTCCATCAGCATCGAGCCCGGCGTGGAGGTGAAGGTCACCATCGCTGATGCCTAG